A window of Solanum stenotomum isolate F172 chromosome 9, ASM1918654v1, whole genome shotgun sequence genomic DNA:
GACCAATGAAGTTATTGAATTGAGAAAAGAACTTGTAAATGTATATACAAACTTGACTTTAGGCTCTTTTTTTCcagatcttttatatttttaatttttgtgttatggTTTAATATCTACTAGGTGAATGAAAATAACAAAGCACTTGAAGAGAAGATTGATTTAGGATTTAATGAAATCAAAGAATTTGTGGTGAATTCTAACAAACAATTATTGGAGGATATTTCTTTGTTGTTTGCTAAGAATGGTGGCAGCAGCTCTGTTATCAGAGAAGTCGGGGAACCATCTAAGAAGCAGGCTGGCGAGACGTTTTCGGGTGGATTAGATTTCAATGGAGgtttctttatattttcaataCATTTCTGTTATAGTCATAATATacttttaatatgtttttcttaTAATATGTGTTAATTACATATACAACATTCTCTCCCTATATTAATGCATCTGTAAATGAATCAAGAGGTCACGATGCTCATGTTATGAGATCAAATCAAAATGAAGAATCTCAAGTGCTTAAAACTTCAGTTAGATTTGCTGacgttgaaaattttgaaagagtaTCAAGTAAAATAGGTAATGAAGGGTTTTCtacaaatatattacatatttcATATATGTTAATTCAACTatcttattttaaatgtttttgttATGTACAGAGGAAGATGTTGCAGGAATTGCTATTGAAAAAGTTTTGTCAGAGGTTGTTGCTGATATAAATGGTATTAATTTTCTTCACTTCAAATAaacttctttcattttattttaataacattattaaaatatttactttgcttACAGTCCAAGAGGTTGACAATGTGAATACAGTTGGGGCGCAACCTTATGGTAATGTAGTCAACAAAGCCAACATAAATAAGTATTGCATCTGTTGACTGTAAATTAATCAATATGTCTATTGTATGCAGATGCAACAGAGGATTGTCAAAAACCTTTGCATACTcttgatgattttatttttcttgatgaagATCTTTCTCAGATCAATAGGACCGAAGAATCTTATCTAAAGAAAAGAGCCCCTGTTgatcaaaacaaaaagaaagtgaCACCGAAGAAACGTGGCAGAAAGAAAAATCCAGGAAAATTAATAACATCTCCCTACACACAACATTTCGAATCTGGAGGAACTTTATGTGTAACACGTCAGTTTTTTGAGACAAAACATCTTTTTTCATATGCAACTGAGGAGATAATGAATCGCATTTGATCGATTCATTCATTAAGTGGCTTTATATGGGTACAAAGAAGAGGTAATTCATTTTGAAGTTTGTTGGTTAATTTGTTACTATTGAATAACTTACATAATTCATAATagatacaagtttaattcaatcTATAGAACTCTCTCGTTACCTCTAATTCACAATAGATACAAGTTTCTTAATTCACTCTTCTTTAGTTTCCTTAGttatctcttttttatttgttgttgtccCGTTTCTGAGTATttatgttataatttttttatgttttgatagGGGAAAGAAACCTTATACAGATGCTCTTAATGTTATCAGTCCAGCATTTGAATTAGGTATTTGTAATGTAGCAGAAAGACACTGGTTTTTCAAATTGGCACATTCTGGACAAGAATGGTGTGATGAGGTTAGTTGTATAAAGTTTAATTGGACGTCAATATTTGTTATTCATAACGCTTGCCATTCTAGGAGTCATACTACCTCTGCTGTTGAATTTCCTGAATGATTTGTCTAGTGAGCACCTTTGTGTTTCTTGGGTTGAAAAATTCTGTAATTTCTCTCCTGTCATATGAAGTAGATTATTGATATTGCTTGTGTCATTTTATACACTTAAGTTTCTATTGCTTTACTTGTCGCATGCATTGTAGCCCACTCCAGCTATTCAGTGTATCTTGTGCTAACTGTTCCTATTGATGGATAGCTAGTTCAATAATTTATGTCAAATCACATTAGACTGAATAGGTGCTGATGTGTTTCAGATTCTGTATTATATAGTGAGCAAATTGAATCACTATGAATTCCCTATTGTTCCGACATGTTTAGGTAATTAAGAGAAATATTTGTGACCAGAATACTTGGATAGAGGTTAGAACACATTACACCAATTGTAGTCTCCTAGTGTAAGATAACGTCTTACTATCCATGTGTTTATCTTTCccaacattttatatataagtgGTTGACACTTACTAACTGACAACTTCTTGGAGACTAATTGAATCTTGTGAGAATTTTGTGAATCTTGTGTGTTGTAATATCACTTACTGAGTTTCTTGAGGTTAATTGAATGTTTGTTTCTTAagactatctttttttttacagttcaattgtaattttttgcagCATATTGATGTCATTTTCTATTAtctaagaaagaaaggaaaatatgAAGTCAACAGTAATGTTCGATTTACGACTACTGATTGTGTGTTCAAGACGAAAATTACAACTTCTTTCTCTCAACTTTGTGATGCTCATGAGAATAAGAAGAACTATAAAGTAAAAGATTCTGATGATATTGCCCGGTATATATGTGGACGTCGTTTGTTGGCAAGCACTTCGTGGGATAAAGTGGATTATATTCTTTTTCCACTAAACATTAAAGAGTGTTGTCATTGGATTTTTGTCGTGTTTGATATTGTGCAAAGGTCTTTGGAGGTATATGATTCATTTCCGGCAAGGggtggggtgaattttgaggttaaaaatattgttgagATGCTTTCAATTGTTTTACCATATTACCTGAGTGTGGTCAAGTTCTATGATAAGCGTCCTGAATTGAAGGCAACACCGAAATACAATGGGATAGATGAGTTCGAGAAAATTGAGTTTCATTTCATAACTAAAGGTGTTTCCAGATAACAAGATGACTCGCTGTAAGTATTATCAAATAGGTATTCTTTTTTGTATTAAGTAGatatattgataataattttatattgaattttttagggACTGTGGAGTTTTCGTTGTTGCATTTGCGGAGTTTGTAAGTAATGGCCAACATATTCTAAATCAACAAGTAAAGGCAAACATTCTCCGAAAGAGATTTGGAGCTATATTATGGGAATATGCAAGAAGCAAGCAAGCGAGTGACCTTCAAAGTGAAGACGAAAGACCGGAAAGATAAAGAAATATAGTTATATTAGTTAGTATGACTGTGAAAACTATATGGTGTAAAAACAGTTTGTAGTTAGTATGGCTAAGAAAAACTATATTGGTCTATTCTTCACTTTCTGATTGCTTAGCTTTTATTGAACAAATATGTGCTGGAATGCAATGGTACTTGCTTGCACgaaaaatgtttcttttttttgtatttgggTATTTGCGAATCTTGTAATTAGGTGTAGATTGTACCAATTCGTATTTGGGTGTTTCAACagagattcaacaacaataaGAAAACTAAGCACTGAGGTAATCAATAGTTAAAGTGTATTACaatgtattaaagttgaattaagaaaaaaattgaaacaaataactAAGGAAACGACGAGAGAGTGTTCTATAgattgaattaaacttgaatctattatgaattaaccaagaaaatcaatcagaagagtgaattaagaaagaatttaaacaagtcgtcaaatcataacaaatcaaccaacaaactgcaaaaatgaattaaacttgtattaaaagtgtattacaatgtattaaagttgaattagaagagtgaattaagaaaaaaatggaaacaaaTAACTAAGAAAACGACGACAGAGTGTTCTATAgattgaattaaacttgaatctaTTATGAATTAACCAAGAAAATCATGGTAAaacaaattttctttcttattcttattcttgatCATAAGGCCTAACATTTTTGCAAGTCTTCCTGTTGTGATCTTGTTGTCCACAGTTGCTGCATGTAATTTTCGCCTTCTTGAATCCATCTTCTCTCAGTTgtgtatgtcttttattttttggtctTCCCGGAGGTCTCTTTCCATGAGGTGGAAGTACAACCTCTTCAAGAACATGTGTTGGTATGTTCCATGTGCTTTCATCTGGCAGGGGATCCATTTGAAACTGATATGTCAGCAATAAATCTTTTCTTGTATAGTAATCAGAGCAATATTTCTCATAACCAGTGTACTTTATTGTTAAAACAGCCAAAGCATGTGGACATGGCAACTCATCCAATTGAAATCTCCCACATGTGCATGTACGTTGGTGAAGACAAACTGTGAATTGTGTAATACCATCAAGTACCGTATACACATATTTATTTGTCTCTATAAcctatgaaaagaaaaaaaatataatcaagaGAGATGTTAGATATGAatcagaagaaaaaatattagcaaaaataatttACAGATCAAGCATACCCTTAATTTCTCTAATGCAGTTTTATTGCGCCGCAATATATTTTCATACTTTTTCCCAAGGTGAAAACCTGAAAATGTCGCCTTTGATCTGTTATTGTTATTCCATTTCTGGACCAGCTGTCTCATGAATTCCAAGAGGTGTAAGACTGTAAGAACTTTGGCATgtcttgttcttgaattgactGATTCTGCTATATTTGACGTCATCATCCAAGTTCTATTTACTTCAGCATGCACACGCGACCATTTGTTGTATCCAATGTTCAGCAAGTAATCTTTGATCCTCTTATCTATTTTCTCAACTATTGTCATACATTGATTAAATTTTGTCATGGTGTATGTTTTTGCCATAGAGTAGAATAACTCAGTTACCCTTTGCTGACTTTTTCTGAAGTTTTTCATTATGTTTTGCAGTAAGTGCCACATACACGCAAAATGAAGTACTTCATCATAGACTCTCAAAGCTGCCTTAATAATGCTTGCATGCCTATCGGAAACGATACACATCTCTAATCTTTGACCGAATGCGTCTCTGAATTGCTCAAAAAACCACCTCCAAGATGCATCATTCTCTGAATCAACAATGGCATAAGCAAGTGGCAGTATACTCCCTGCACCATGTACAATTtgtttaatacaattttaatacatttttactgcaattataattcatttttaattcatAGTTCAGAAATTCAATATAGAAAATACTAGTATCATATTCGAAAGTCTCACCTGCTGCATCTAAGGTATTAGCGGTTAGTAGTGTCCCTTTGTATGCTCCTTTTAAGAAAGTTCCATCAACAACTACAATTGGTCTACAATATTCACATCCTTTTATCGAGGTGAACAAAGCTACAAACGCATATAGAAAACGGTCATCCTCTGATTTGTGCAATCTTATATGGGAACCAGGGTAAGTTGCCTCTAATATGTGAAAGTAGCTTGGCAACTTTGCATATGATTGAATTGGATCACCCCGGACTAATTCAAGAGCTGCTTCTTTAGCTCTCCATGCTTGCATATATGTGAGTCGCACACCATATTCAACTAACATTTCACGTTGTATATCTTTTGGTGTGTAAATAATATCCGGTTTAGCACATTTACCGACAATAATACTCCCAACAACACTCTTAGTTGCTTGCCTTTCCGATAATGAATTATGTAGCAACAAACATGTGTGTTCACT
This region includes:
- the LOC125877123 gene encoding uncharacterized protein LOC125877123; translation: MCIVSDRHASIIKAALRVYDEVLHFACMWHLLQNIMKNFRKSQQRVTELFYSMAKTYTMTKFNQCMTIVEKIDKRIKDYLLNIGYNKWSRVHAEVNRTWMMTSNIAESVNSRTRHAKVLTVLHLLEFMRQLVQKWNNNNRSKATFSGFHLGKKYENILRRNKTALEKLRVCLICKLFLLIFFLLIHI